One region of Paenibacillus polymyxa M1 genomic DNA includes:
- a CDS encoding type 12 methyltransferase — MDFIEADARTFDSEKRFSMIYLTGNAFQAFLSDEDQRALLETVYKHLESNGMFIFETRNPLGNDLSNQEESIWGNFIDKDGIKVKVTGTQSYDSSNQIMHWVTFRDWGSEKTTSRIACRFTDNDTLQRLLTSRGFFFENQYSNWDKTPFTPLSPSIISVCRKKHGA; from the coding sequence GTGGATTTTATTGAAGCTGATGCTCGTACATTTGATTCCGAGAAGCGTTTTTCCATGATTTATTTGACAGGAAATGCATTCCAAGCATTTTTGAGCGATGAGGATCAACGAGCCTTACTCGAAACCGTCTATAAGCACCTAGAGTCAAATGGGATGTTTATTTTTGAAACACGAAACCCCTTGGGAAACGATTTATCTAACCAAGAGGAAAGCATCTGGGGAAATTTTATCGATAAAGATGGAATTAAAGTCAAGGTAACTGGGACACAGTCGTATGATTCAAGTAACCAGATCATGCACTGGGTCACGTTCCGTGATTGGGGATCGGAGAAAACAACTTCTCGAATTGCATGTCGCTTTACTGATAATGACACGCTTCAGCGTTTATTAACGAGCCGCGGCTTTTTTTTCGAAAATCAATATTCGAACTGGGATAAAACACCGTTCACTCCTTTATCTCCTTCCATCATTAGTGTTTGTCGAAAAAAACATGGAGCCTAA
- a CDS encoding transposase — protein MREIAQRGHGPLFVILDDTVCEKTKPSSQATHRIQGASFQHSHLKGQSVYGHVVVQALLRSGDRVFPFASERYDREAKSKIDLACEMIRSVPMSTCRTYVLMDSWYPSASVLQTSAERGFHVISGLKTNRIFYPQGIRQSLKNFASYISKSDTVLVTIGSSAYRVYRYEGKLNLLENAALLLCWKEGDGFEPKQMKAFLSTDISLSNEEILCYYSKRWDIETYFRTAKVQLAMDRYQVRSTQAIDRYLTLLMFSALYCQYDSQGSLNDGLHHYRIQKKHDMIDYIYNQAKSGATLDQIKTWLSVA, from the coding sequence ATGAGGGAAATCGCTCAACGAGGTCATGGCCCCCTTTTTGTCATCCTTGACGATACCGTATGTGAAAAAACCAAGCCTTCGTCACAGGCTACGCATAGGATTCAAGGGGCTTCGTTTCAACATTCTCATCTCAAAGGTCAGTCCGTCTACGGGCATGTTGTTGTCCAAGCCTTGCTTCGCTCGGGTGACCGGGTTTTCCCCTTTGCCTCAGAACGTTACGATCGGGAAGCAAAAAGCAAAATCGATTTGGCTTGTGAAATGATTCGGTCTGTTCCGATGTCGACGTGCCGAACTTACGTTCTAATGGACTCCTGGTATCCGTCTGCTTCAGTACTCCAAACGAGCGCGGAACGTGGCTTTCATGTGATTAGTGGTTTGAAAACGAACCGTATCTTCTACCCTCAAGGCATCCGGCAATCGCTCAAAAACTTTGCTTCCTATATCTCGAAATCGGATACCGTTCTGGTGACGATCGGCTCCTCCGCTTACCGAGTATATCGCTATGAAGGGAAGCTCAATCTCTTGGAAAATGCCGCCCTGCTCCTATGTTGGAAAGAGGGAGATGGCTTTGAACCTAAGCAGATGAAGGCCTTTCTGAGCACGGATATTTCACTGAGCAATGAAGAGATTCTATGCTATTACAGCAAACGTTGGGACATTGAAACGTATTTTCGAACTGCGAAAGTACAACTGGCCATGGATCGTTACCAGGTTCGATCTACTCAGGCGATTGACCGTTACTTGACCCTGCTCATGTTTTCTGCGTTGTATTGCCAGTATGACAGCCAAGGAAGTTTAAACGATGGGTTACATCACTACCGTATCCAGAAAAAGCATGACATGATTGATTATATTTACAACCAAGCCAAAAGCGGGGCAACATTAGACCAAATTAAAACATGGCTAAGCGTTGCATAG
- a CDS encoding VanZ family protein, whose amino-acid sequence MVKKRKILLTATIVYTIIVLYFMFFAFGRGEASEQISSYTFIFMPENFISLPSPADLLHPSLMSMVAFGNTIAFIPFGILIPWLYRVSFVRFITLFFIAILVLETIQALTFLGSFDINDALQNSIGAALGFGAYKLGFRYRSLGRNLVATAISGMVLFIALWGLGAAVDKITTKVEGPFVAITEWTDNSGNSSTGDKPDSIQINGQKIPLRYNLYGAEGGDSRTFTYKSEGQTIFSFDYGCPEPTDYSGSISVTRDGKEIMSNSGELQRTNPDLFPSLFKIPLEPGDELKITIKGDMKAWDVGYTQMQYFWN is encoded by the coding sequence ATGGTCAAAAAACGAAAGATTTTACTAACCGCAACTATAGTCTATACCATTATTGTGCTTTATTTTATGTTCTTCGCTTTCGGCAGAGGAGAGGCTTCGGAGCAAATTTCCAGCTACACCTTTATTTTTATGCCCGAGAACTTCATTAGTTTGCCGTCTCCAGCTGATCTCCTGCATCCCAGCCTAATGAGTATGGTGGCTTTCGGGAACACTATTGCGTTTATTCCTTTCGGTATATTGATTCCATGGCTGTACAGGGTCAGCTTCGTCCGGTTCATCACCTTATTCTTCATCGCGATTCTTGTGCTGGAAACGATCCAGGCCCTTACATTCCTGGGCAGCTTCGATATCAACGACGCTCTTCAGAATTCGATTGGAGCAGCCCTCGGTTTTGGGGCGTACAAGCTTGGTTTCCGTTACCGGAGTCTCGGGCGCAATCTGGTGGCAACGGCTATATCGGGTATGGTTCTTTTTATAGCTTTATGGGGATTAGGGGCGGCGGTAGACAAAATAACAACTAAAGTAGAAGGTCCGTTTGTGGCGATCACTGAATGGACGGACAACTCGGGCAATTCATCCACCGGAGACAAACCGGACAGTATTCAAATCAACGGACAGAAGATACCGCTCCGCTATAACCTATATGGCGCTGAAGGCGGAGATTCCAGAACGTTCACGTACAAGTCTGAGGGACAGACGATTTTCTCCTTCGATTACGGATGCCCCGAACCAACGGATTATTCCGGTAGTATCAGTGTTACTCGGGATGGCAAGGAGATCATGAGCAATTCTGGAGAACTTCAGCGTACTAATCCTGATCTGTTCCCTTCGCTATTCAAGATTCCGCTTGAGCCGGGGGATGAGCTGAAGATCACGATTAAGGGCGACATGAAAGCATGGGATGTCGGGTATACGCAGATGCAGTATTTCTGGAACTGA
- a CDS encoding class I SAM-dependent methyltransferase, producing the protein MIDHDNLEEYRDPINYDLEFGGETNKYNFYLDIARLNPGEVLELACGTGLTTIHLSKSGIHITGVDISSSMLE; encoded by the coding sequence TTGATAGATCACGATAATCTTGAAGAGTATCGAGACCCGATTAATTATGATCTTGAATTTGGCGGTGAGACTAATAAATACAATTTCTATCTTGATATTGCTAGATTGAACCCAGGCGAAGTTCTGGAACTTGCATGTGGTACAGGATTGACAACCATTCATTTATCAAAATCGGGTATACATATAACAGGTGTTGATATTTCTTCATCCATGCTTGAATAG
- a CDS encoding DUF4303 domain-containing protein, producing the protein MSNFLSEFEERFRAGFLEDLKSILEEVKDEKVYACAFGTDSDFVTLFLAVNTEESLVRHITNMKAQDLCNSKEDEIYYRWGLSEYQYGDTTHLNHISKFLYATDNVLDYKDEMIKIMAKVVKETDDVFFTQFGQSKEDIIFFVSMTDDDMAEELEDQSVIQMTNAKLVDGFLHRYQ; encoded by the coding sequence ATGAGCAATTTTCTGAGTGAATTTGAGGAAAGATTTAGAGCAGGATTTTTGGAAGATCTCAAAAGCATACTGGAAGAAGTGAAGGATGAAAAAGTTTACGCTTGCGCGTTTGGCACAGACAGCGATTTTGTCACCTTATTTCTAGCTGTTAATACGGAGGAATCACTTGTTAGACATATCACAAACATGAAAGCCCAAGACCTGTGCAACAGCAAGGAAGATGAAATTTATTACAGATGGGGATTAAGCGAATATCAATATGGCGATACAACACACCTCAATCATATTAGCAAATTTCTGTATGCAACCGACAATGTGTTGGACTATAAAGATGAAATGATAAAAATTATGGCCAAGGTAGTTAAAGAAACCGACGATGTATTTTTTACTCAATTCGGTCAATCCAAAGAAGATATTATTTTTTTCGTGTCCATGACAGATGATGATATGGCCGAGGAACTGGAAGATCAGTCTGTAATTCAGATGACAAATGCCAAATTAGTTGATGGCTTCTTGCATCGTTATCAATAA
- the clpP gene encoding ATP-dependent Clp endopeptidase proteolytic subunit ClpP — MSVYVPYVVEQTAQGERSYDIYSRLLKDRIVFVGATIDDQLANSIIAQLLFLAAEDPEKDIYMYINSPGGSTSAGFAIYDTMQYIKPEVHTICTGFAASFGAILLLAGAKGKRSALPNSEIMIHQPHGGAQGQASDIAISAKRILWTREKATRITAERTGQSFEKVEKDMDRDFYMSAQEALEYGVIDQVITSL, encoded by the coding sequence ATGAGTGTTTATGTTCCTTATGTGGTGGAGCAAACTGCTCAAGGTGAAAGATCGTACGATATCTATTCCAGATTGTTAAAGGATCGTATTGTATTTGTAGGGGCAACCATCGACGATCAATTGGCTAACAGTATTATTGCTCAATTGTTGTTCCTGGCGGCAGAAGATCCGGAAAAAGATATTTACATGTATATCAACAGCCCAGGTGGTTCTACTTCCGCAGGATTTGCCATTTATGATACGATGCAGTACATCAAACCCGAGGTGCATACGATATGTACGGGATTTGCTGCTTCGTTTGGCGCCATCCTCTTGCTGGCTGGTGCCAAAGGAAAACGTTCTGCACTGCCGAACAGTGAAATTATGATCCATCAGCCGCACGGCGGCGCACAAGGCCAGGCCAGCGATATTGCGATCAGCGCAAAACGAATTTTATGGACTCGTGAAAAGGCAACCCGTATCACAGCTGAACGGACCGGGCAATCTTTTGAAAAAGTCGAAAAAGATATGGACCGGGATTTTTACATGTCCGCACAGGAGGCACTCGAATATGGTGTTATTGATCAAGTGATAACTTCTTTGTAG
- a CDS encoding alpha/beta hydrolase — MIKQKLKIEGIPAILWGGESDKVFIAIHGNMSNKADDVIVIFAEEATAQGYQVISFDLPIHGDRKEETYVCKVQNCVHDLDIIMRYTQKQWHEISIFACSMGAYFSLLAYHHLPLKQCLFLSPVLDMERIIKNMMTWFSVSEDRLKVEKEISTPIGQTLYWDYYCYVKSHSIDTWNKPTAILYGSEDDLCEYDVISTFASRFHCQLKVMERGKHYFHTKEQLQFYRQWLKEHVTAK, encoded by the coding sequence ATGATAAAGCAAAAATTGAAAATCGAGGGCATCCCGGCAATTTTGTGGGGTGGTGAATCAGATAAGGTATTTATAGCTATCCACGGTAATATGTCAAACAAGGCAGATGATGTGATCGTTATATTTGCAGAAGAAGCAACGGCACAAGGGTATCAAGTCATTAGTTTTGATTTGCCTATACATGGTGACCGCAAAGAAGAAACCTACGTCTGTAAAGTTCAAAATTGTGTTCATGATCTTGACATCATCATGCGTTACACACAAAAGCAATGGCATGAAATTAGTATTTTCGCTTGTAGCATGGGTGCGTATTTTAGTTTACTTGCTTATCATCATCTCCCACTAAAACAATGTCTGTTTCTTTCTCCAGTGCTAGATATGGAGAGAATAATCAAAAATATGATGACATGGTTCAGTGTAAGTGAGGATAGATTAAAAGTTGAAAAAGAAATATCTACACCCATTGGGCAAACACTTTATTGGGATTATTACTGCTATGTTAAATCGCATTCAATTGATACATGGAATAAGCCAACTGCCATACTTTATGGCTCTGAAGATGACTTGTGTGAATATGACGTCATATCTACGTTTGCAAGCCGATTTCATTGCCAGCTAAAAGTGATGGAACGTGGAAAACATTATTTTCACACCAAAGAGCAACTACAGTTTTATAGACAGTGGTTGAAAGAACATGTAACCGCAAAATAA
- the map gene encoding type I methionyl aminopeptidase yields the protein MIILKSPREIEEMKPASQIVADCYREVVKLIEPGITTREINDFVARHITKLGGKQFTKGYNGFPAETCISVNDVVAHGIPSNQVLMDGDLLKLDIVVEYGGWFGDSCWCYAVGNIRPEAQKLMRVTKECLDLGIARALPGGRLGDITSAIQQHAEANGFSVVRDLLAHGIGRSLHEEPSYEHIGVAGKGTRLKEGMVFTIEPMINEGTFRITIDDDQWTARTADGKLSAQYEHTIAVTQDGPLILTAQ from the coding sequence ATGATCATTTTAAAATCACCCAGGGAAATCGAAGAGATGAAGCCGGCGAGCCAAATCGTTGCGGACTGCTACCGCGAGGTGGTTAAACTGATAGAGCCTGGGATCACCACCCGGGAAATCAATGACTTTGTTGCCAGACATATCACCAAGCTGGGCGGCAAGCAGTTTACAAAAGGATACAACGGTTTCCCCGCCGAAACCTGCATTTCTGTCAACGATGTGGTGGCCCACGGCATTCCTTCGAACCAGGTGCTTATGGACGGCGACTTGCTGAAGCTCGACATCGTTGTGGAATACGGCGGATGGTTCGGCGATTCGTGCTGGTGCTATGCGGTGGGCAATATCCGGCCGGAGGCGCAAAAATTAATGAGGGTGACAAAGGAATGCTTGGATCTGGGGATCGCCCGAGCACTCCCCGGAGGACGGCTCGGCGACATAACGTCGGCGATTCAACAGCATGCGGAAGCAAACGGTTTTTCGGTCGTACGCGATCTGCTCGCGCACGGGATCGGGCGGAGCCTGCACGAGGAGCCGAGCTACGAGCATATCGGCGTAGCTGGCAAAGGCACTCGGTTAAAGGAAGGCATGGTGTTTACGATTGAACCAATGATCAACGAAGGTACGTTCCGTATCACGATCGACGACGATCAGTGGACGGCGAGAACGGCCGACGGCAAGTTGTCGGCGCAATATGAGCATACGATTGCAGTTACGCAGGACGGCCCACTGATTTTAACGGCCCAGTAA
- a CDS encoding RNA polymerase sigma factor — translation MNIEDSVQMTDNTLDIQNFDELQAVLKSYCLSLTKSNWDAEELAQDTWVKALGKLNKFEHTNPKALLMRIAKNTWIDDIRRKAVYTRILNREQAKVTVPDHGSFEIEIALQSLMNHLSALQRTVFLLRDVFGYSIRETSDMLETTEGAVKVALHRARKSLGAVQEELLKGELSLPESEKSKTFLRALTAAYQMGDIATLVMLSYQDVIEPEVMISIVNNKLLWSHVSAKQANFDTISMMAA, via the coding sequence ATGAACATAGAAGATTCTGTACAGATGACAGACAATACACTAGACATCCAGAACTTTGATGAATTACAGGCGGTCCTGAAAAGTTACTGTCTGTCGCTTACGAAATCAAATTGGGATGCGGAAGAATTGGCGCAGGACACTTGGGTAAAAGCATTAGGAAAGTTAAATAAATTCGAGCATACAAATCCCAAGGCACTGTTGATGCGGATTGCTAAAAACACCTGGATTGATGATATACGGAGAAAAGCAGTCTACACTCGAATATTGAATAGGGAACAAGCGAAAGTAACTGTACCGGATCATGGATCTTTTGAAATCGAGATCGCGTTGCAGTCCTTAATGAATCATTTATCTGCGCTTCAGAGAACTGTTTTTTTGCTGCGAGATGTGTTTGGATATTCGATTCGTGAGACATCCGACATGCTTGAAACAACGGAGGGAGCGGTAAAAGTTGCACTTCATCGGGCACGAAAATCGCTAGGAGCAGTTCAGGAGGAACTCTTAAAAGGCGAATTATCCTTACCAGAAAGTGAAAAATCGAAAACTTTTCTAAGGGCATTAACGGCTGCATATCAGATGGGAGATATTGCAACTTTGGTTATGCTTTCCTACCAGGATGTAATAGAACCAGAAGTTATGATCAGTATCGTCAATAATAAGTTGCTCTGGAGTCACGTCTCAGCAAAACAAGCGAATTTCGATACTATAAGTATGATGGCAGCGTAG